The Lycium barbarum isolate Lr01 chromosome 9, ASM1917538v2, whole genome shotgun sequence genome has a segment encoding these proteins:
- the LOC132611782 gene encoding uncharacterized protein LOC132611782, producing the protein MVIPWLLSSLSKEIKVNVIYSKIAKELWDCLQSRFGKSNGAKLYHLQKELNGLVQGNSDISGYFTNLKRLWDELESLNCDVICTCDCTCQGKEKLTKSMQDQRLIQFLMGLNDVYSHARGHILMINPLPSIDHAYSLLIQDASQREIYANSHVFSDSSSFMVTNQGRNDQKPGNQVFKGANNFQKSGNYPKKFRNSYPQSYYPQKFGNSYP; encoded by the coding sequence ATGGTCATTCCTTGGCTCCTCAGTTCATTGTCAAAAGAAATCAAAGTCAATGTCATTTACTCTAAAATTGCAAAGGAACTTTGGGACTGCCTGCAGAGCAGATTTGGTAAGTCAAATGGAGCTAAGCTATATCATCTTCAAAAGGAACTAAATGGTTTGGTCCAGGGAAATTCAGACATTTCAGGATATTTTACTAACCTAAAAAGGTTGTGGGATGAGCTAGAGTCTTTAAATTGTGATGTGATATGCACTTGTGACTGCACATGTCAAGGGAAAGAAAAACTCACTAAATCTATGCAAGATCAGAGACTGATTCAATTTTTGATGGGTTTAAATGATGTCTATTCACATGCTAGGGGACACATTTTGATGATAAACCCTTTGCCTAGTATAGACCATGCTTACTCTTTGCTGATCCAAGATGCAAGCCAAAGAGAAATATATGCCAATTCTCATGTGTTTTCAGACTCTTCTTCCTTCATGGTAACTAATCAGGGAAGAAACGACCAAAAGCCTGGAAATCAAGTCTTCAAAGGTGCTAATAATTTTCAGAAATCTGGAAACTATCCTAAAAAATTCAGAAATTCCTATCCTCAGTCATACTATCCTCAAAAATTTGGAAACTCCTATCCTTAA
- the LOC132610421 gene encoding uncharacterized protein LOC132610421, translated as MAVWSYPDMSLQDLMKMVKGFIDMLILACGYQSSGRLAHWDSHNIKKALQWALFLEHVMRDLSSSDDYRESLKELDAALRELTSNPHLPQGLAHICSKVLSKASEFMLEHLISVFPLRDEHLKALLTATVEMDFHMHQKTDSRSLLGIFETLMCNTSKSPVPNERKFLMEESLNSSSSGQADDSISCGFSHFTAQALERRQLTVSLISSAETGLNILSSGLRDLYEREDDNALNVNMKHATNFMTEEIPIGSAVWNSWKSRSLSYLLDKRTIRLVSGASLLFSAPKSQWIQVFQRIDISSQLEDSLREIVELMLLGCVVDKWSFLIDRLMLTSYEFVTTSRLYNEVHKFVQRGCREDIINSKEKGIIEYLEVFLHNRLHLLWELSPVLAAFAIPSWSNLFRKYLTELDSQVTGDFSVTRSCSSSKERKEQRECDVAERIWCLHVCHVGGSGVESSSFSA; from the exons ATGGCGGTTTGGTCATACCCAGATATGTCTCTTCAAGATTTGATGAAAATGGTGAAAGGGTTTATAGATATGTTGATTCTTGCTTGTGGGTATCAATCATCTGGTCGTCTTGCTCACTGGGATTCACATAACATCAAGAAAGCGCTTCAATGGGCTCTCTTTCTTGAACAT GTGATGAGGGACCTGAGTAGCTCAGATGACTACAGAGAGTCTTTGAAGGAGCTTGATGCAGCTTTACGTGAACTGACCTCTAATCCACATCTTCCTCAG GGTCTAGCACATATTTGCTCGAAGGTCCTTAGCAAAGCGAGTGAATTCATGCTAGAACATCTCATCAGCGTCTTTCCACTGAGAGATGAACACCTCAAAGCTTTACTGACTGCAACTGTTGAGATGGACTTTCACATGCACCAGAAGACAGATAGTAGATCTCTCCTTGGAATTTTTGAAACCTTGATGTGCAATACATCTAAAAGCCCCGTTCCTAATGAGAGAAAGTTCCTAATGGAGGAATCTCTAAACTCTTCTTCAAGTGGACAAGCTGATGATTCAATCAGCTGTGGGTTTTCTCACTTCACTGCACAAGCGCTTGAAAGGAGGCAACTAACGGTTTCATTGATATCTTCAGCAGAGACAGGTTTGAACATTTTGTCCAGTGGCTTAAGAGATCTATATGAGAGGGAGGATGACAATGCCTTAAATGTAAATATGAAGCATGCAACAAATTTCAT GACTGAAGAAATACCAATCGGTTCTGCTGTCTGGAATTCTTGGAAATCAAGAAGCCTATCATATTTGCTTGACAAGAGAACTATTAGACTGGTCTCAGGTGCCAGTCTTCTGTTTTCTGCACCGAAGAGTCAATGGATTCAAGTGTTTCAGCGGATAGATATATCATCTCAACTCGAAGATAGTTTGCGCGAAATAGTT GAGCTCATGTTACTGGGATGTGTAGTGGATAAATGGAGTTTTCTGATTGACCGTCTGATGTTGACCTCTTATGAGTTTGTCACCACTTCGAGGTTATACAATGAGGTGCATAAATTTGTACAGAGAGGTTGTAGAGAGGATATCATCAACTCCAAG gaaAAAGGAATTATTGAGTACCTTGAAGTTTTCTTACACAATCGGCTACATCTCTTGTGGGAACTATCTCCAGTGCTAGCAGCATTTGCAATTCCTTCGTG GTCAAATTTGTTCAGAAAATATCTGACAGAGCTTGACAGTCAAGTTACAGGAGATTTTTCAGTAACTAG ATCCTGTAGTAGTTCTAAGGAAAGGAAGGAGCAGAGAGAAT GTGATGTTGCTGAGAGAATTTGGTGCCTTCATGTTTGTCATGTTGGTGGTTCTGGTGTAGAATCTAGTTCATTTAGCGCTTGA
- the LOC132610422 gene encoding acid phosphatase 1-like — protein sequence MGRQLVFFLVLTSLLIGLGEADHWNILNSRKKASNVVGARTSLKNYCESWRINVELNNIRGFEFVPQECTHYIWKYMTSTQYKSDCERAIEEAQLYLGNHCNLKGDGKDAWIFDVDDTLISTLPFFKKHSFGGEKLNLSNMEGWMKETNAPALEHGLKLYNEIKAKGYKTFLISSRRECLRDATVENLIKVGYHGWSSLILRGLEDEHTGTQNYKAEARKQLVDEGYRIWGLIGDQWSSFTGTPAPKRTFKLPNSLYYIS from the exons ATGGGTAGACAACTAGTGTTCTTTCTGGTTCTCACTAGCCTATTAATTGGCTTAGGAGAAGCAGATCATTGGAACAtcttaaattcaagaaaaaaggcaAGTAATGTTGTTGGTGCTAGAACAAGTTTGAAAAATTACTGTGAGAGTTGGAGGATCAATGTGGAGCTAAACAACATTAGGGGCTTTGAGTTTGTTCCACAAGAATGCACACATTATATATGGAAGTATATGACTTCAACTCAATATAAATCAGACTGTGAAAGAGCCATTGAAGAAGCTCAACTCTACTTGGGTAATCACTGCAATTTGAAAGGTGATGGTAAAGATGCTTGGATTTTTGATGTTGATGACACCCTTATATCCACTCTCCCATTTTTCAAGAAACACAGTTTTGG GGGAGAAAAGCTGAACCTGTCTAATATGGAAGGGTGGATGAAGGAGACAAATGCACCAGCATTGGAACATGGTCTTAAACTCTATAATGAGATTAAAGCAAAGGGCTATAAAACATTCTTGATATCTAGCAGAAGAGAATGCCTAAGGGATGCCACTGTTGAAAACCTAATCAAGGTTGGTTACCATGGATGGTCTAGTCTCATCTTGAG GGGTCTTGAGGATGAACATACAGGAACACAAAACTATAAAGCAGAGGCAAGGAAACAACTGGTGGATGAAGGTTACCGCATATGGGGATTAATTGGTGATCAATGGAGCAGTTTTACTGGAACTCCAGCTCCTAAAAGAACATTTAAACTCCCTAATTCCTTATATTATATTTCTTGA
- the LOC132610425 gene encoding protein PHOSPHATE STARVATION RESPONSE 1-like isoform X1, whose translation MEARPAVSVQSVVASQLSNCGASLSSSLPMYPTSLGEKYPKFPDLQQASTEKELKQYPGTVVSSLPSSSGAVGLMFSSSSGFSADLHFSSVPPQEKHSGPAPFNSQSTNSETSIQLPHSGVLQSTASSQYLIENNEPWCIDPLPNFLDPFPVQNSQVACSNKQSDWQEWADLVINDEDALASNWNDIMADTSIADSEPKMQYQEEKQPLNFPMQQVQASQQIPAVSVETSVIAPSSSAASGAATKQRMRWTPELHEAFVEAVNKLGGSERATPKGVLKLMKVEGLTIYHVKSHLQKYRTARYKPEASDGGSSEQKQSSIDDLSSLDLKTGIEITEALRLQMEVQKRLHEQLEIQRNLQLRIEEQGRYLQQMFEKQCKSMPGVDLAKGSSSTADDAFAQLSDGVQNSSGKNDPGVSQIDTAKEVDEKRKGREREVPGDPETNITSTSDSPPSKRSKLDE comes from the exons ATGGAAGCACGTCCCGCGGTGTCTGTTCAAAGTGTGGTTGCAAGTCAACTCAGTAATTGTGGTGcatcactttcttcttctttgCCTATGTATCCAACATCCCTAGGAGAGAAGTACCCTAAGTTTCCAGACTTGCAGCAGGCTTCGACGGAGAAGGAACTCAAGCAATATCCTGGAACTGTTGTCTCTTCTTTGCCTTCCAGCAGTGGAGCTGTTGGTCTTATGTTCTCATCATCATCAGGATTTTCCGCGGATCTTCATTTCTCATCTGTTCCACCCCAGGAAAAGCATTCAGGACCTGCACCTTTCAATTCTCAGTCAACAAATAGTGAGACATCAATCCAATTACCTCATTCGGGAGTTCTTCAATCCACAGCATCAAGCCAATATTTGATTGAAAACAATGAACCCTGGTGTATAGATCCATTGCCTAATTTCCTTGATCCATTCCCTGTCCAGAATAGCCAGGTAGCTTGTAGCAATAAACAAAGTGATTGGCAGGAATGGGCCGACCTTGTAATCAATGATGAAGATGCTCTGGCTTCTAATTGGAATGACATTATGGCTGATACAAGCATTGCCGACTCAGAGCCGAAG ATGCAATATCAGGAGGAAAAACAACCTTTAAATTTCCCAATGCAGCAAGTCCAAGCATCACAGCAAATCCCAGCTGTGTCTGTAGAAACTTCGGTTATTGCTCCTTCATCATCCGCTGCAAGTGGTGCTGCAACAAAGCAACGCATGCGTTGGACACCAGAACTTCATGAAGCCTTTGTGGAAGCAGTCAACAAGCTTGGTGGAAGTGAAA GAGCTACTCCCAAAGGGGTGCTAAAATTGATGAAAGTTGAAGGTTTGACCATCTATCACGTAAAAAGCCATTTGCAG AAATATCGAACAGCTAGATATAAACCAGAAGCATCAGATG GAGGGTCTTCAGAGCAGAAACAATCTTCAATTGATGATTTGTCATCTCTGGACTTAAAAAC GGGAATTGAGATCACCGAAGCATTGCGATTGCAGATGGAAGTTCAGAAGCGTCTCCATGAACAGCTTGAG ATTCAAAGAAATCTGCAGCTGCGTATAGAAGAACAAGGGCGATACCTCCAGCAGATGTTTGAGAAGCAGTGCAAGTCAATGCCTGGCGTGGACTTGGCTAAAGGCTCATCATCCACGGCAGATGATGCCTTTGCACAGTTGTCAGATGGAGTTCAAAATTCGTCTGGCAAAAATGATCCTGGAGTGTCACAGATTGATACTGCTAAAGAGGTTGATGAGAAACGGAAAGGGCGAGAAAGAGAAGTTCCTGGAGATCCTGAAACAAATATAACCAGCACATCTGATTCACCACCTTCAAAGCGCTCTAAATTGGATGAATAA
- the LOC132610425 gene encoding protein PHOSPHATE STARVATION RESPONSE 1-like isoform X2: protein MEARPAVSVQSVVASQLSNCGASLSSSLPMYPTSLGEKYPKFPDLQQASTEKELKQYPGTVVSSLPSSSGAVGLMFSSSSGFSADLHFSSVPPQEKHSGPAPFNSQSTNSETSIQLPHSGVLQSTASSQYLIENNEPWCIDPLPNFLDPFPVQNSQVACSNKQSDWQEWADLVINDEDALASNWNDIMADTSIADSEPKEEKQPLNFPMQQVQASQQIPAVSVETSVIAPSSSAASGAATKQRMRWTPELHEAFVEAVNKLGGSERATPKGVLKLMKVEGLTIYHVKSHLQKYRTARYKPEASDGGSSEQKQSSIDDLSSLDLKTGIEITEALRLQMEVQKRLHEQLEIQRNLQLRIEEQGRYLQQMFEKQCKSMPGVDLAKGSSSTADDAFAQLSDGVQNSSGKNDPGVSQIDTAKEVDEKRKGREREVPGDPETNITSTSDSPPSKRSKLDE, encoded by the exons ATGGAAGCACGTCCCGCGGTGTCTGTTCAAAGTGTGGTTGCAAGTCAACTCAGTAATTGTGGTGcatcactttcttcttctttgCCTATGTATCCAACATCCCTAGGAGAGAAGTACCCTAAGTTTCCAGACTTGCAGCAGGCTTCGACGGAGAAGGAACTCAAGCAATATCCTGGAACTGTTGTCTCTTCTTTGCCTTCCAGCAGTGGAGCTGTTGGTCTTATGTTCTCATCATCATCAGGATTTTCCGCGGATCTTCATTTCTCATCTGTTCCACCCCAGGAAAAGCATTCAGGACCTGCACCTTTCAATTCTCAGTCAACAAATAGTGAGACATCAATCCAATTACCTCATTCGGGAGTTCTTCAATCCACAGCATCAAGCCAATATTTGATTGAAAACAATGAACCCTGGTGTATAGATCCATTGCCTAATTTCCTTGATCCATTCCCTGTCCAGAATAGCCAGGTAGCTTGTAGCAATAAACAAAGTGATTGGCAGGAATGGGCCGACCTTGTAATCAATGATGAAGATGCTCTGGCTTCTAATTGGAATGACATTATGGCTGATACAAGCATTGCCGACTCAGAGCCGAAG GAGGAAAAACAACCTTTAAATTTCCCAATGCAGCAAGTCCAAGCATCACAGCAAATCCCAGCTGTGTCTGTAGAAACTTCGGTTATTGCTCCTTCATCATCCGCTGCAAGTGGTGCTGCAACAAAGCAACGCATGCGTTGGACACCAGAACTTCATGAAGCCTTTGTGGAAGCAGTCAACAAGCTTGGTGGAAGTGAAA GAGCTACTCCCAAAGGGGTGCTAAAATTGATGAAAGTTGAAGGTTTGACCATCTATCACGTAAAAAGCCATTTGCAG AAATATCGAACAGCTAGATATAAACCAGAAGCATCAGATG GAGGGTCTTCAGAGCAGAAACAATCTTCAATTGATGATTTGTCATCTCTGGACTTAAAAAC GGGAATTGAGATCACCGAAGCATTGCGATTGCAGATGGAAGTTCAGAAGCGTCTCCATGAACAGCTTGAG ATTCAAAGAAATCTGCAGCTGCGTATAGAAGAACAAGGGCGATACCTCCAGCAGATGTTTGAGAAGCAGTGCAAGTCAATGCCTGGCGTGGACTTGGCTAAAGGCTCATCATCCACGGCAGATGATGCCTTTGCACAGTTGTCAGATGGAGTTCAAAATTCGTCTGGCAAAAATGATCCTGGAGTGTCACAGATTGATACTGCTAAAGAGGTTGATGAGAAACGGAAAGGGCGAGAAAGAGAAGTTCCTGGAGATCCTGAAACAAATATAACCAGCACATCTGATTCACCACCTTCAAAGCGCTCTAAATTGGATGAATAA